The Plasmodium yoelii strain 17X genome assembly, chromosome: 8 genome includes a region encoding these proteins:
- a CDS encoding arginine--tRNA ligase, putative — translation MNRWVFMVWVVFFFLEGFEFKKVSHILNDYSYLYNHTNNKTGYINGYLERNKIISLKKIKNKQNIQNKQNKINTHLYSSLYSNPHNDIKKEVHIYEILNNAIKNVAKKIKKNENLLIPKQYLLEDNKLYDDYTYQTGIIMFIERDINDGIFINKNENEDKNVRQKIIESLKNECSDIIDDILLSQNGILNIRIKDEYVKTKFCKFHAQLIEHIQSKQDKKNRKNCEPKRDDKKKVVVLDYCGVNMAKHMHVGHLKSLFIGYALNNIYDYFSFNVKSRNHIGNWNANIAMVITFYIFFLSENCCNLFFGNSSSLLQNSENTKMSNNYSSDIFVEKNENFQIVKRYLDILNNLKEDNFYNNYEHFNINKLKNINLDNIDNAYKISKQLYSVNTLFQNCTKYILSLMYKYDDKTLQLWNIICDKTKKENDEILRRFKIHKLVEKGENFYVKYVPKVLEEMEKKNILFKFGNKLCVLFKKKKKNLEIEKSEKSEKSEKSEKSEININDKDYYEVVQIQDKIYDDLKNGDINILKNNYHILTIKNDISYTYAGIDLAAIYYRVYFEKADKIIYIVDENQKHHFMQIFSIYKNMNIFSKDVEYKCICYGFVLNNEKKKIKTKNLTNNILVKDVIQNLENFDEIKKNNENEYNENEYNENECNENECNENECNENWGNNNERKFIYNKKYYTKKNYKNLLLSSIVYSYISVKNCKRQTINNLINSYNFEYIYIINNYNDIYFILRNLQNSGYSFIYQDKYYINMDSRLKKLLLDIMNFKNILKNVIYNYNVDKLCSYLFSLSQKIHHFAHDSFNKNFLHNFEEKNIHKFLNFIKNISKEKITNTTTNPEKKKYDILDDEKTTYLNLFINFINSDKNHNPTISKINTFSKDELNKIMSFFLNKTFEIIVMQSYLFIVSEIFDILNLYLVKFDTQEIIK, via the exons ATGAATAGGTGGGTGTTTATGGTGTgggttgtttttttttttttggaagggtttgaatttaaaaaagtgagtcatattttaaatgattatagttatttatataaccaTACTAACAACAAAACTGGATATATAAATGGATATTtagaaagaaataaaataatatcattgaaaaaaataaaaaataagcagAATATACAGAATAAGcagaataaaataaacacaCATTTATATTCCTCTCTATATAGTAATCCacataatgatataaaaaaggaagtacacatatatgaaatattaaataatgcaattaaaaatgtcgcaaaaaaaataaaaaaaaatgaaaatctATTGATACCAAAACAATACTTATTAGAAGATAATAAACTTTATGATGATTATACATATCAGACTGGAATAATTATGTTTATTGAAAGAGACATAAATGAtggtatttttattaataaaaatgaaaatgaagataaaaatgttcgacaaaaaataattgaatcCTTGAAAAATGAGTGTTCTGATATTATTgatgatatattattatctcAAAATGggatattaaatataaggATAAAAGATGAATATGTAAAAACAAAGTTTTGCAAGTTTCATGCTCAATTAATTGAACATATACAAAGTAAGcaagacaaaaaaaataggaaaaaTTGTGAACCAAAAAgggatgataaaaaaaaagtggtTGTACTTGATTATTGTGGAGTTAATATGGCAAAGCATATGCATGTTGGTCATTTaaaatcattatttataggatatgcattaaataatatttatgattATTTTAGTTTTAATGTAAAAAGTCGTAACCATATTGGAAATTGGAATGCTAATATAGCAATGGTCataactttttatattttttttttgtctgaAAATTGttgtaatttattttttggtaATTCATCTTCTTTATTACAAAATTCAGAAAATACTAAAATGAGTAATAATTATTCTTCTGATATTTttgtagaaaaaaatgaaaattttcaAATTGTTAAAAGATATTtagatattttaaataatttaaaagaagacaatttttataataattatgaacattttaacataaacaaattaaaaaatataaatttagataatattgataatgcatataaaatatcTAAACAACTATATTCTGTTAATACTTTATTTCAAAATTGtactaaatatattttatctttaatgtataaatatgatgATAAAACTTTACAATTATGGAACATTATTTgtgataaaacaaaaaag GAGAATGATGAAATCCTTCGAAGATTCAAGATTCACAAATTAGTCGAAAAAGGGGAAAACTTTTATGTGAAGTATGTTCCTAAAGTTTTAGAAGAAAtggaaaagaaaaatattctctttaaatttggaaataaattatgtgtactttttaaaaaaaaaaaaaaaaatttagaaattgaaaaaagtgaaaaaagtgaaaaaagtgaaaaaagtgaaaaaagcGAAATAAATATCAATGATAAAGATTATTATGAAGTTGTGCAAATACAAGATAAAATTTAtgatgatttaaaaaatggagatataaatattttgaaaaataattatcatattttaactataaaaaatgatatatctTATACATATGCAGGTATAGATTTGGCTGCTATTTATTATAGagtatattttgaaaaagctgataaaataatttatattgttgaTGAGAACCAAAAACATCATTTTATGCAAATCTTTtcaatatacaaaaatatgaacatatTTTCTAAAGATGTagaatataaatgtatatgttATGGTTTTGtcttaaataatgaaaaaaaaaaaataaaaacaaaaaatttgACTAACAACATTTTAGTTAAAGATGTAATacaaaatttagaaaattttgacgaaataaaaaaaaacaatgaaaatgaatataatgaaaatgaatataatgaaaatgaatgTAATGAAAATGAATGTAATGAAAATGAATGTAACGAAAACTGgggtaataataatgaaaggaaatttatatataacaagAAATattacacaaaaaaaaattataaaaatttattattatcttctatagtttattcttatattagtgttaaaaattgtaaaagacaaacaataaataatttaattaactcttataattttgaatatatatatattattaataattataatgatatatactttattttgagaaatttacaaaattctggttattcatttatatatcaagacaaatattatattaacatGGATTCccgattaaaaaaattgttattagatattatgaattttaaaaatattttaaaaaatgtaatttataattataatgttGATAAATTATGTTCTTACTTATTTAGTTTGTCACAAAAAATTCATCATTTTGCTCATGAtagttttaataaaaattttcttCACAattttgaagaaaaaaatattcataaatttttaaattttattaaaaatatcagcaaagaaaaaataactaATACTACTACTAAtccagaaaaaaaaaaatacgatATATTGGATGATGAAAAAACaacatatttaaatttatttataaattttattaatagtGATAAAAATCACAATCCTACAATTAGTAAAATTAATACCTTTTCCAAAGATGAGTTAAACAAAATTATgtccttttttttaaataaaacatttgAAATAATTGTTATGcaatcatatttatttattgtttcaGAAATATTTGATATTCTGAATCTTTATTTAGTTAAGTTTGATACACaagaaattattaaatag
- a CDS encoding erythrocyte binding protein, producing MIYYFIFCIFFLLIFNRNKYNVINVNLKKKQKGNYLNWGTFQKKTKTASRLNYDNLCFLYSHNGNKLKNKNINNFYHIGNNDNTFKYGDKYIYNKFDNKTKQLYFERNGINVPADVAMFGKTNFYYIRKSIYDKNKNNLMPNEINSEYIEELQDSESAQFGKAENCDKAENCDKATNCGNTTEDINSDNNKNQVFNYINVERDYVSQVGNSPQVNVYERKYKADENKLNKIFENINEVNIQLLKDIKNIDDKEKAINKKVIEKVREDIKKYQETNEIMDIKGNIVKSEVSNKHKGKEDGQEDNNFTNSDMDEDEKNEVLKKLYMINKKTDKYLEEDIYFVIQSWLPDIKIDDTLIIIDNIEKNYNTFDISKYYEKFKEANKSSDSNKNIYDNLSNLQNYQLENIPNNINDDTEIEHEHVQSYNNTYNKLNNYNLKKYSYTYTTNDNMDTKFNKNEPMPPIIIINTKKNHMVQEWESRNFKNRQKRNKSHEYTRIQRAFRPFSYIDLSDISCIYKNNLLQIKMKLSHRKYKNDVYPFFVPINKHTDDLLDFNGYKQNGDNAWSFFWHNFNYDQDTDYNFLNRNVKLNLTETKFEEVNKKKSKKIMKKLLKETKGK from the coding sequence atgatatactattttattttttgcatattttttctattaatatttaacagaaataaatataatgtaataaatgttaacttaaaaaaaaagcaaaaaggGAACTATCTAAATTGGGGGacatttcaaaaaaaaacgaaaacaGCTAGTCGATTAAATTATGACAATTTATGTTTCCTCTACTCTcataatggaaataaattaaaaaataaaaatataaataatttttatcatattggaaataatgataatactTTTAAATATggagataaatatatatataataaatttgataacaaaacaaaacaaCTTTATTTCGAAAGAAATGGAATAAATGTACCAGCTGATGTGGCGATGTTTGgaaaaacaaatttttactatataagaaaaagcatatatgataaaaataaaaataacttaatGCCAAATGAGATAAATAGTGAGTATATAGAAGAACTCCAAGATTCTGAATCGGCACAGTTTGGTAAGGCAGAAAATTGTGATAAAGCAGAAAATTGTGATAAAGCAACAAATTGTGGCAACACGACCGAAGATATAAATAgcgataataataaaaaccaagtttttaattatataaatgttgAACGAGATTATGTTAGCCAAGTGGGAAACTCCCCACAAGTAAATGTTTatgaaagaaaatataaagcagacgaaaataaattaaataaaatttttgaaaaCATTAATGAAGTAAATATACAACtattaaaagatataaaaaatatagatgataaagaaaaagctataaataaaaaggtTATAGAAAAAGTAAgagaagatataaaaaaatatcaagaaACAAATGAAATAATGGATATAAAAGGTAATATAGTAAAATCAGAGGTTAGTAATAAACATAAAGGAAAAGAAGATGGTCAAGAAGATAATAATTTCACAAACTCAGATATGGatgaagatgaaaaaaatgaagtacttaaaaaattatatatgattaataaaaaaactgataaatatttagaagaagatatttattttgttatacaATCATGGCTACCtgatataaaaattgatGACACTCTTATTATTATtgataatattgaaaaaaattataatacttttgatatttcaaaatattatgaaaaatttaaagaaGCAAATAAATCTTCtgattcaaataaaaatatttatgataatttatcaaatttacaaaattatcAACTTGAAAATATTCCAAATAACATAAATGATGATACTGAAATAGAACATGAACATGTAcaatcatataataatacatataataaactaaataattataaccttaaaaaatattcatatacatatactactaatgataatatggatacaaaatttaataaaaatgaacctATGCCAccaataattataattaataccaaaaaaaatcatatggTTCAAGAATGGGAAAGtcgaaattttaaaaatagacaaaaaagaaataaatctCATGAATATACAAGAATTCAAAGAGCCTTTAGACCATTCTCTTACATTGATTTGAGTGATAtttcatgtatatataaaaataatttattacaaataaaaatgaaattatctcatagaaaatataaaaatgatgtatACCCATTTTTTGTTCCTATTAATAAACATACTGATGATTTACTTGATTTTAATggatataaacaaaatggaGATAATGCTTGGTCTTTTTTTTGGCATAACTTTAATTATGATCAAGACACAGATTATAACTTTTTAAACAGAAATGTTAAATTAAATCTTACAGAAACGAAGTTTGAGGaagttaacaaaaaaaaatccaagaaaattatgaaaaaattactGAAAGAAACGAAAggcaaataa
- a CDS encoding protease, putative — MMYRVLIFLYFSIMCYILIEGFKINKNNIILYKYKKVERHKKVNLFVLRKIKQTYRYKKFTINLKSDDKSLNNIKEKKNIIKENIFNFYKKNIYLFSKILLYIKNGTNFITEKFPISVIYQIFISISFFFLHFYLLSKNFIILLPYQLIPNYSNNLMSLDLNSAFFIFSSLFFLKNFISNFQKFKTRLLSNKFTIPLKETKKKNILTISVLFLASYILSGYVSIYAEQILYYSKSFNFRISDATIKSLQILIGHLMWVGCSIQIFRTFLYPYFKNNVSNLNFRYKDSWCFKVIYGYVCSHYIFNLIDLLNNTIINYLHNDDEIYIENNIDNIINEKKFLSTFICIISPCFSAPFFEEFIYRFFVLKSLCLFMNIHYAVIFSSLFFAIHHLNIFNIIPLFFLSFFWSYIYIYTDNILVTMLIHSFWNIYVFLSSLYN, encoded by the exons ATGATGTATAGggttttgatttttttgtattttagcataatgtgttatatattaattgaagggtttaaaataaacaaaaataatataattttatataaatataaaaaagtagAGAGACATAAAAAAgtaaatttatttgttttaagaaaaataaaacaaacatacagatataaaaaatttacaattaatttaaaatcaGATGATAAatcattaaataatattaaagagaaaaaaaatataataaaagaaaatatatttaatttttataaaaaaaatatatatttattttcaaaaatattattatatataaaaaatggtacaaattttataacaGAAAAGTTTCCAATTTCAGTAATTTaccaaatttttatttctatatcttttttttttttacatttttatttattgtctaaaaattttattattttattacctTATCAATTAATACCtaattattcaaataatCTTATGAGCTTAGATTTGAATAgtgcattttttattttctcatctttattttttttaaaaaattttatatcaaattttcaaaaatttaaaacaaGATTATTATCAAACAAATTTACAATACCTTTGAAAGAAaccaagaaaaaaaacattttaacAATATCCGTTTTATTTCTGgcttcatatatattatcag GCTACGTTTCGATATATGCTGAGcagatattgtattattcgAAATCTTTTAACTTTCGCATTTCAGACGCCACCATAAAATCTTTGCAA ATACTGATTGGGCACTTGATGTGGGTAGGATGTAGTATTCAAATTTTCagaacatttttatatccttatttcaaaaataatgtaaGCAATTTAAATTTTCGATACAAAGATAGCTGGTGTTTTAAAGTCATTTATGGATATGTCTGTTCACATTACATTTTCAATCTAatagatttattaaataatacaataataaattatttacataacgatgatgaaatatatatagaaaataatatagataatattattaatgaaaaaaaatttctttctacatttatatgtataattagTCCATGTTTTAGTGCCCCTTTTTTTGAAgaatttatatatagatTTTTTGTTCTTAAAAGTTTATGCTTATTTATGAATATACATTATGCtgttatattttcatcattattttttgctattcatcatttaaatatttttaatataatacctttattttttttatcttttttttggtcttatatatatatttatactgACAATATACTTGTTACTATGCTTATTCACTCTTTTTGgaatatttatgtttttttatcatctttaTATAACTAA